The window GACTCACTCTGTGCCCGAACTCGTTCGAGTAGAGGCAGTAGCTGAACAGCATACTTTCCGCGGTCTAAGCGGTCAGGGTGCTCATGACTACCATCGATTGGGTCATCCCCGAGTAGATGGTCCCCAAGCTCACCGGTCACCGCGCCCCCTCACCTCGACTTCAACCAAAGAGAAGTCAAGCAGCCAAGGGCAACTTCTGCCATCCCGATGCTCCTATGGAGGTCAAGGGGTGAGGGCGGCGAAGTCTGCGCGTAGGGCGGTGTAGACGTCGCGGACGATGTAGCGCTTGAGGCAGCGGAGGATCTCTTGCTTGCTGAGGCCTTCGGTGATGCGTCGTTGCTGGTAGGCGCGGGTGCGTGGGTCGTAGCGCAGGCGGCAGAGGGCGATGGTGTGTAGGGCGTGGTTGGCGTCGCGGTCGCCTCCTCGGTGGAGGCGGTGGCGGCGCACTCGTCCGGAGCTGGCGGGTATGGGTGCTGCGCCGCAGAGGTGGGCCAGGGCGGCTTCGGAGTGCAGCCGGTCGGGGTTGTCGCCGGCGGTGGTGAGCAGTTGCGCGGCGACGTCGGTGCCGACGCCGAACAGGGCGCTGGTGTGTGGTGCGGCTTGGCGGACCAGGGGTGCCAGCTGCCGGTCGAGAGTGGTGATCTCCTCGGTGAGTGCGACGACCCGTCGGGCGAGTCCGGCCAACGCGGCTGCGGTGGCGTGTTCCGGGTCGTTGAGGCGGGTCGGGTCGATGGTGAGGGCGGTGCAGCGTGTGACCAGGACGGCTCCGCTGAGCTTGGTCAGCTTCGCCCGCAGAACTTCCGGTGCGGCGGCGACCAGGCCGCGCATCTGGTTGATCGCCGCTGTGCGGGCCTTGACTGCCCCTTGGCGGGCTACTCGCAGGGCGCGGATGGCTTCGACCGGGCCGGTGCGGGTCTTGGGCGTGCCCATGGCGGTGCCCGCGAGGGTGGCCCGGGCGGCGGCGATGGCGTCGATCGGGTCGGACTTGCCTTTGGTCCGGCGGGTCCTGCGATCCGGGCGGTCGACCTCGACAACGGTGATCTTTTGGCTGTTCAGGTGGCGGGCCAGGCCGGCGCCGTAGCTGCCGGTGCCCTCGACCCCGACGGCTTTCAGCCGGCCGAACGAGCGCATCCAGGCCAGTAGGTCGGCATAGCCGGCGGCGGTCGCCGGGAACTCAGCGTCGCCCAGGAGCCCGCCCGTGCTGTCGATGACCGCCGCGTGGTGGGTGTCGCGGTGGGTGTCAACACCGCCGATGACCGATCGCTTCTTCGCTGCCATGCTGGTGAGGTCCGCCCTTCTCGGTCGCGTCGAGAACACGTGGACACGTCACCGGTCAGGCGATGCGGACAACACAGTGGTGGGCGCCTCTCGCACAGGCTCCTATCAAGTCACGACGCCTGGCCGGTGACATGCAGTTGTCGGGGTCACCGAGTCGGCCGACGAATCGGGATAAGGACAGCAAGCGTCGGTCTGCCGGTGAGTCAGACCAACCCGGCGACCCACCCCACCATCCTCACTGTCTGCCGTCGACCCGCCCGTTTGGGGAGCGGGCCGCCGCCCGGTCCGCCACGTCAAGCGGACCTTGACGGCTCGTACGGACGCTGGCGGGCCGGGCAGGGGTTTGCTCGGCTCGCCCGGGTCGATGGCAGGCGGGATGGCCTACCGCAACCACCCACGGACCGCGAGCCGCCGGCGGTGCCCCGGCCATCCTGGAGCCGGAGCGCCCCCGCCGGAGGCGCGGTAGCCGCAACCCCGGCGACCGCCGCCAGCTCGCCGACGCGGCCGGCGTGCGCTGTCCTACGCCGCGCGGGTCGTGGCCGCGCGGCCCGGCCGGCTGCCGGCCCACCACCACCCGGTCAACGGCCCTGTCGTGCTGCGGCGGCCCCTTGGGCTCCCCGCTCTCCGCGCCAGCCGCCGGGCGTTGTTGCGTGGCCGGAGCGGAGCGACAGCGGAGCGACGGACGCGCGCCCAGGCGGCGGCGCGTGCGGCCCGTTCAGGGCCGCCTTGATGGACGTACAGAAAGTCCTCCCACACCGGCCGGCAGCCGGCCCGTCGTGTTCGGCAGATACTTGACATGATCCTCAGAGTCCTTCGGGAGGATTCACGGTCCGCGACAGTGCGCGCATCACGGCAGACGGTGTTGGCCTACCTTTCGAGGGGCCTGGCTGGATCGCTACGGTGTCGGGCGTGATTCTGTCTGTGAGCAGTCGGGTGATCGCTGAGCCCTGGCGCCACGCGACGACGTTGGAGGAGAAGGCTCGGCTGGTTGGGCTCACGATGGAACGGCTCCCGTCTGATGATCTCGCCTGGTTCGGCGTCGCCGACCGGCCAGTCAGTTACGACGATCTGGCGTCGGACACCTGGCTCGCCGTCGCTGTCAACAAGACGGCTGGCTACGGGGCCTTGATGTGGTGTGTCGATTCCAGTAGCCCGAGACGCGGCGGCATCTATGAGCACGTCTGGCTGACCGACAATCCAAGCCCGCCGCAGGTCGACCCACAGGTCGTGGCGAACCCCGACTCCGGACTGATCCATAGCCCTCGCAGCACGCTGCCCGTACCCCAGATTCGGCTGGCCGTCGAGGAGTTCTGCTACGGGGTCACCGGCGACCGGCCGGAGCGAGTCAGTTGGGCACGCGGCGACCTGATCGGCCGCCGCCACGACTGAACGGCAGCGGATCGCCCTCGTTCCACCAGCGTTTCGAGCCGCGTCTACATCAGGTCCTGGTTATTTACGGCGGGTTGACGTGTCGGCACGCGGTGCTACTCTGGCGCTCGTCGAGGACGCCAGCGCGGCCTTCCCTCCGGATCGCTGGACTCGACTTCGGAGATGTCGGGCGGCCTTCCTGCCGCTGATGCGGGCCACGTCCCGCCGGCTCTCGATCTCGCCGGCCGCCGTGCCGGTTTCCCGAGTCCGCTGAGCGGCCCAGAACGGCCTTGCCTGCCGTCCATGGTGGCCCGGACTCGTACTCCACGGGTGGGGGCAGCCTGCGGCAACCCGCCGGATGCCGACATCCCAGGCTCCCCACCCGTGCCGGCCCACTCACCAGGTTCACGAGCGCGAAAGGACATGACCCATCGGCGGGACGTGGCACCACCACGAATCCGCCCTCCGGCGTCAGCCGCCCTTCCGGCGGTGCCAGGAGACACGACGAACACCACCACCGGACAGGCGTCCACGGCTGGTGGTGCTTCGTCTTTCGTCCCTGCCACCCCGTGAGGAGAGAGTCGTGTCCACACCCCTCGACCTGCACCGTCCTGGTCCCGCCGTCGGCCGTGACGCCCAAGCCCTGCACCGCGCTGCCATGCCGGAGTTCTCCGGCTGGCTGGAGCACACCCGTACCGCCGGCGGCTGCGCCCGCCCTGTTCGCCTCACCGGCACGATCGCCGCTGTCGAGCGGCAGACCGGCCGGGTCCTGGGCGAGCAGCACACCGACGAGCTGCCCGACCAGGTGCTCTACAAGGCGTGCGGCAACCGTCGCGAATCGCACTGCCCCGACTGCGCCTGGGTCTACCAGGGTGACGCCTACCAACTCGTCCGCTGCGGCCTGACCGGCGGCAAGGGCATCCCCGCCTCGGTAGGCCGGCACCCGGTCGCCTTCGCCACCTTCACCGCCCCGTCCTTCGGTGCGGTCCACCACCGCCACGTCCCACGCCACACCTGCCGCAACCGGCAGCGCTGCGACTGCCGCCCGGCTCCCTGCCGTGCCCGCCACACCACCGGCACCTGCCAGCACGGACAGCCCGCGGCGTGCTTCGCCCGTCATGACGCCGACGATCCGCGGCTCGGGCAGCCGTTGTGCCTGGACTGCTACGACCACGGCCACCAGGTCGTCTGGAACTACTTCTCGGGCGAACTGTGGCGGCGCACGAAGCAGGCCATCGAACGCCACCTCGCCGGCCTCTGCCGCAGACGCGGCATCCCCTTCGTCCAGGTCGTCACGGACTCCGGCAAGGTGCGCCGGCTGCCGCCGGTTCGGGTGTCGCACGGGAAGGTTGCCGAGATGCAGCGGCGGGCAGCCGTGCACTTCCATGTCCTGCTACGCCTCGACGGCGTCGACCCCGACGACCCGGACGCACTCGTGCCGCCGCCGGCCGGCATCACCGTCGACGACTTGGAGGCAGCCGTCCACGCCGCCGCCCGACAGATCACCGTCACCACGCCTTCGCACCCCGACCAGCAATGCGGCTGGGTCGTGACCTGGGGCGAGCAGGTCGACGTCCGGCGCATCAACAGCGCCAGCGGCGAGTTGACCGACGGCAAGGTGGCCGCCTACCTCGCCAAGTACGCCACCAAGGCAACCGAAGCCACCGGCCACCAATCGACCCGCCTCACCCCCGCCACCGTCGACAACTACGCCGATCCGGAAGGGGACCACCTCGCCCGCCTCATCGACGCCTGCTGGCACCTTGGACGGCCCACCCGCACCGACACCGCCAGCGGCGCCGCAACGGCCGGCGACCGTCAAGGCAGCCTTGACGCCAAACCGAACGCCTACGCCGGACTGCGCCGCTGGGCGCACATGCTCGGCTTCGGCGGTCACTTCCTCACTAAGGCCCGCCGCTACTCCGTCACCTTCGGCCTGCTTCGGGACACCCGCGCGACCTTCCGCCGCGCCGTGGACGACGACCCCACCGACACCGTGACGGTTGGCATTCTCACCTACGCCGGCTCCGGGTGGCTCACCGAAGGCGATGCGCTCCTGGCCAACACCGCAGCCGCCCAGCGCCGGCAGGCCAGAGGCATCGGCCGGGAAGAACTCGCCCACGAAGCCTGGCTCGTCGGGGCCGCCGCATGAGCAGAGACCTCACCCCGCGCTGGTACTCGCCCGCCGAGGTCGCCGTCCTGCTCGGTTTCGGCATCTCCAAGGTCAAGATGAAGATCGCCACCGGCGAGCTGCGCTCCATCAAGGATGGCAAGTACCGCCGCATCCTCCCCGAATGGGTCGACGACTACATCCGTGACCAGGTCGAGCGGCAGGAGGCGGCCTGATGCCGGGACGCAGTCGAGCCAACGGCGAAGGCTCGATCTTCCCGTACCGCAACGGCTTCGCCGCGTACGTCTGGGTGGAGAAGCCCGACGGCAAGCGGGGCCGGAAGTGGGTCTACGGCAAGACCCGCGAGGAGGTCCACGACAAGTGGATCAAGCTGCACGGGCAGGCCAAAGCTGGCCCGGTGGCGACGCGCTCTCCGACGGTGGGGGAGTACGCCAGCTACTGGCTGCGCGAGATCGTCAAGCCCAACCTCGCCCCGGGCAGTTACGTCACCTACGAGGTGGTGGTCCGGCTCTACCTCGTCCCGGGGCTCGGCCGAAAGCGCCTCGACAAGCTCCGGGTCAGCGACGTGCAGACCTGGATCAACGAGGTTGGGCGAACCTGCCAGTGCTGCGCCCAGGGCAAGGACGAGCGGCGCAAACCCGCCCAGCGTCGCTGCTGTGCCCTCGGCCGCTGCTGCCGGGATCTGCCCTCGGCAACGAGCGTCACCCACCTGCGGACTGTGCTCCGGACGCTGCTCTCCCAGGCGATCACCGAAGGGCTGATCACCCGCAACGTCGCGTCCCTGGTGAAGCTGCCACCGGTACGCAGGCGCAAGCGGAAGGCGTGGACGAGTGACGAGGCGCGGCGCTTCCTGGAGTCGGCCCGCGCCGACGACCCGCTCTACGCCGCGTACGTCCTGGTCC is drawn from Micromonospora sp. NBC_01740 and contains these coding sequences:
- a CDS encoding IS110 family transposase; the protein is MAAKKRSVIGGVDTHRDTHHAAVIDSTGGLLGDAEFPATAAGYADLLAWMRSFGRLKAVGVEGTGSYGAGLARHLNSQKITVVEVDRPDRRTRRTKGKSDPIDAIAAARATLAGTAMGTPKTRTGPVEAIRALRVARQGAVKARTAAINQMRGLVAAAPEVLRAKLTKLSGAVLVTRCTALTIDPTRLNDPEHATAAALAGLARRVVALTEEITTLDRQLAPLVRQAAPHTSALFGVGTDVAAQLLTTAGDNPDRLHSEAALAHLCGAAPIPASSGRVRRHRLHRGGDRDANHALHTIALCRLRYDPRTRAYQQRRITEGLSKQEILRCLKRYIVRDVYTALRADFAALTP
- a CDS encoding Imm1 family immunity protein; its protein translation is MILSVSSRVIAEPWRHATTLEEKARLVGLTMERLPSDDLAWFGVADRPVSYDDLASDTWLAVAVNKTAGYGALMWCVDSSSPRRGGIYEHVWLTDNPSPPQVDPQVVANPDSGLIHSPRSTLPVPQIRLAVEEFCYGVTGDRPERVSWARGDLIGRRHD
- a CDS encoding replication initiator is translated as MSTPLDLHRPGPAVGRDAQALHRAAMPEFSGWLEHTRTAGGCARPVRLTGTIAAVERQTGRVLGEQHTDELPDQVLYKACGNRRESHCPDCAWVYQGDAYQLVRCGLTGGKGIPASVGRHPVAFATFTAPSFGAVHHRHVPRHTCRNRQRCDCRPAPCRARHTTGTCQHGQPAACFARHDADDPRLGQPLCLDCYDHGHQVVWNYFSGELWRRTKQAIERHLAGLCRRRGIPFVQVVTDSGKVRRLPPVRVSHGKVAEMQRRAAVHFHVLLRLDGVDPDDPDALVPPPAGITVDDLEAAVHAAARQITVTTPSHPDQQCGWVVTWGEQVDVRRINSASGELTDGKVAAYLAKYATKATEATGHQSTRLTPATVDNYADPEGDHLARLIDACWHLGRPTRTDTASGAATAGDRQGSLDAKPNAYAGLRRWAHMLGFGGHFLTKARRYSVTFGLLRDTRATFRRAVDDDPTDTVTVGILTYAGSGWLTEGDALLANTAAAQRRQARGIGREELAHEAWLVGAAA
- a CDS encoding excisionase family DNA-binding protein, which codes for MSRDLTPRWYSPAEVAVLLGFGISKVKMKIATGELRSIKDGKYRRILPEWVDDYIRDQVERQEAA
- a CDS encoding tyrosine-type recombinase/integrase, translating into MPGRSRANGEGSIFPYRNGFAAYVWVEKPDGKRGRKWVYGKTREEVHDKWIKLHGQAKAGPVATRSPTVGEYASYWLREIVKPNLAPGSYVTYEVVVRLYLVPGLGRKRLDKLRVSDVQTWINEVGRTCQCCAQGKDERRKPAQRRCCALGRCCRDLPSATSVTHLRTVLRTLLSQAITEGLITRNVASLVKLPPVRRRKRKAWTSDEARRFLESARADDPLYAAYVLVLVLGLRKGEMLGLTWADVDLDAGELTIDRQLQRVGAELLHRETKTAASDATLPLPDICTVALDRRRTAQNAARDAAGPAWQPSDLIFTTRYGRPLEPRNFNRFWDRRCDAAGVRRITVRDARRTCASLLADLDVHPRVAMQILRHAQFAITMEIYTVVSSAATRDALKRLGQALDR